CTCGACCCGGAAGTGCCGCCCGCGATAGCGTTGGCCGCCCGGAACAACGATGCGACGATACGCCTCATGCTCGCCGGCAGCGCCGAAGGCGGCCATCACCGCAAGCGTCAGGTCGAGAAACGGCCGGCTGACCAGCTCACCTTCAACCTCGATGACCACTCCGTTCTCGGTCAGCGGCGCCGCCATCATCAACGCCGAGAAATACTGGCTCGAGCGGTTCCCGGGCATGCGGACAGCGCCGCCGCGCAGCCCATTCGCCTCGATCAGGACGGGCGGACAGCCGTTGTCGAACTCGGCGCGCACCGATGCACCCAACTGGCGGAGGCCATCGAGCAGCGGGCCGATCGGCCGTTGACGCATCCGCGGCACGCCATCGACCCGAAAGCGGCCATGGCCGAGCGGCAGGGCGCCGACGAGGAACCGCATCGCTGTCCCGGCGTTGCCGACGAACAGGTCGGCCGCCCGCGCCGGAAACGGTCCCCCCGCGCCGGTGACTACAAACCGCTCGGAAGCAGGGTCCTCGCTGACGGCGCAGCCGAGCGCGCGCAGGGCCGCGCTCAGATAGTGGGTGTCGTCGCTGAAAAGCGCGCCCTCAATCGTCGACTGTCCGTCAGCAAGGCCGGCGATCAGCAGCGCGCGGTTCGTAATGCTCTTCGACCCGGGCAGGTGGACCGTCCCCGAGACCGGCCGCTCCGCCGGCGGGATTGCGATAGCTGCAGGATACGCGGCTGTCACATCCGGATTATCGCCCACCGCGGCGACCGCTGCCGCTACGGGAGAACGGCGAGGGCCGCAAGCGTCGCCGAGCGGTCGGGATTGCCGGGCTCGGCCAGCAGGCGCTCGCCATCGCCGCGGTAGAGGCCGACCCGAATTTGATAGCGTCCTGGCGCGAGCGTCGGCGGCAAGTCCAAGTCGTAGAAGTCGCGGAGATATTCGCCGGGCTGCCAGCGATCAGTCGGGTAGCCGCCAGCCGCCGGCTCGCTATCCTTCTGCGCCGCCAAGGCGCCCTCGGCGTCGACCAGGTGGACAAAGACGGTCAGCCCGGGCGCGGGCGTCCGCGCCCGCCAGTGGAGCGTGAGGCGGAGGCGGCTGCCGGGTCGGGCCGTGCCGGCGAGGTCGTAACCGAGGAGGTCGGCCACGTCGCCAAAGCGGACCGCCACGGGATGCTCGGGATTGGGAAGGCCGCCGCTCCGCGCAATCCGCACTGGACCGAGGAGGAGGTCGGTTCGGTCGCCGCCATCGACACGGAGCCGCTGACCGGTCGCCTCGTCATAGACGCCGATCGACAGCTGGTATTCGCCTGGCGGCGTGCCGGAGAGCAGGACAAGACGGTACTCGTCGATAACGGCCGTGCCGACTGGCCAGCTGGTCGTTGGGAAGCGGTCGTCGACCGGGCGGTTATCCTTGGCAGCGTAGACGTGATAGACCGGATTGACGAGCTGGACAACGACGCGGTAGCTCGCCGCGAGCGGGCGCAGCGCCTCCCAGAACAGCCGAACGCGCACGACCCCGGCCCGGCGCGCCGGATTGTCGGGCGGGTCGGCGACGAGGTCATAGCCGAGCAGCCGGATCTCGCCCCCGAACTCAGCGCGGCGGACGACGCTCGGCGCCGCGCCCGGAGGGAACGGGCGGAGCAGCAGGTAGCGAGCGACGTTGACGCCGTGGAACGCCCTCCCATCGATTTGGATGCCGTCGCGCTCGAGGGTGCGCTGCACAACCCCTCTCGGATCGCTGTAGTAATCCTGCCAGAGCACCAGCCACGCTCGCGGCGCGCCTGCTCCTGCCCGCGTCGTCGCCTCCTCAAGGCGGGGGTCGTCCGGCGGGTGGGGAGCCGGCAGCGCGATCACGGGAGCGTCACCCACGAAGTAGTGCTCGAACGCCTTGAAAGCGTAGCCGGCGTTCAGCAGCACGATGTCGCCGGGCTCGAGGTGGGCTGAGACGTACGCCGCTGCAGCGCGGAAATCGTCGCGAGCGTACGCCGGCTCGTGATAGCGCGCGAGCGCCACCACTGCCGGCCCGGCAACGGCGACTACACCCACGATCCCAAGGGGACGCCACCATCGCGCCAGCCGCGTGACGCCGACCCCGAGCAGGAGCCAGAGTGGCGGAGCGACGACCATCAGGTAGCGCGAGACAAAATCGCGTCCAGTCAGCAGCGGGACGGCGATACCAACGATCGGAACGAGCAGAGCTGGCGCCAGCACCGGCCAGCCGTCGCGCCGCGAGGGGATCAG
The Dehalococcoidia bacterium DNA segment above includes these coding regions:
- the aroA gene encoding 3-phosphoshikimate 1-carboxyvinyltransferase, with product MTAAYPAAIAIPPAERPVSGTVHLPGSKSITNRALLIAGLADGQSTIEGALFSDDTHYLSAALRALGCAVSEDPASERFVVTGAGGPFPARAADLFVGNAGTAMRFLVGALPLGHGRFRVDGVPRMRQRPIGPLLDGLRQLGASVRAEFDNGCPPVLIEANGLRGGAVRMPGNRSSQYFSALMMAAPLTENGVVIEVEGELVSRPFLDLTLAVMAAFGAAGEHEAYRRIVVPGGQRYRGRHFRVEPDATAASYFFAAAALTGGTVTVAGLSEASAQGDLRFVEVLERMGCRVERGAAGVTVRGPERLRGVDADFGAISDTALTLAAIAPFADSPVRVRGIAHARLQESDRVAAMATELRKLGVPVEEHPDGWTIAPAQPRGGEVDTYDDHRMAMSFAVLSLRTPGVVIRDPRCVAKTFPDFFERFGRLIAG
- a CDS encoding glycosyltransferase family 39 protein; its protein translation is MPGRAAQALALLVPCGLTLLAFALRVTTLTAQSVWNDEAGSLWHARQPVAAIVAGVEPDHLPLYFLLLKGWVALAGASDFAARFSSLLPSVLTVPLIWWLGRRLVSAVAAGTAALVAALSPAALYYGQEIRMYALLPPLAILALGSFLEAANGRRRWWIVHAASLTALAHLHFFGALFIPVSWALALGRAALSGGGRWRAGWAAAQAAVAALTLPLVLVRLSAASAYQSASAGDLTLVAAVWRGAVGLLLGHHLERVTAVVRDGLATADHLLSLYLLLPLLLVLLVGLIPSRRDGWPVLAPALLVPIVGIAVPLLTGRDFVSRYLMVVAPPLWLLLGVGVTRLARWWRPLGIVGVVAVAGPAVVALARYHEPAYARDDFRAAAAYVSAHLEPGDIVLLNAGYAFKAFEHYFVGDAPVIALPAPHPPDDPRLEEATTRAGAGAPRAWLVLWQDYYSDPRGVVQRTLERDGIQIDGRAFHGVNVARYLLLRPFPPGAAPSVVRRAEFGGEIRLLGYDLVADPPDNPARRAGVVRVRLFWEALRPLAASYRVVVQLVNPVYHVYAAKDNRPVDDRFPTTSWPVGTAVIDEYRLVLLSGTPPGEYQLSIGVYDEATGQRLRVDGGDRTDLLLGPVRIARSGGLPNPEHPVAVRFGDVADLLGYDLAGTARPGSRLRLTLHWRARTPAPGLTVFVHLVDAEGALAAQKDSEPAAGGYPTDRWQPGEYLRDFYDLDLPPTLAPGRYQIRVGLYRGDGERLLAEPGNPDRSATLAALAVLP